A single genomic interval of Stieleria maiorica harbors:
- the nadC gene encoding carboxylating nicotinate-nucleotide diphosphorylase — MPDYVTVTADSSLENDTRLLVRLAIAEDLSDSVDWTSVCMVDDERRGGCEIVPRESGVTAGMAVLPWIVDEFQADLELEVLGEDGQALVPGQAIARLRGNVRDLLTSERTILNLLSRLCGVATQAKTYVDAIAGAKASVYDTRKTTPGWRLLEKYAVTCGGGRNHRRGLYDGFLIKDNHLQLGGTAGRPMSPRVAVEKALQWRGGQIRRMTAPPIVEIEVDTLDQLREVLPAGPDIVLIDNFSLDDIRAAVQLRDELNPAVELEVSGTVTIDTIAAIAATGVERISSGALTHQATWLDLGLDWYDASAT; from the coding sequence ATGCCCGACTACGTCACCGTCACCGCGGATTCATCTCTGGAGAACGATACCCGATTGCTGGTCCGTTTGGCGATCGCCGAGGACCTGAGCGATTCGGTGGACTGGACCAGTGTTTGCATGGTCGACGACGAGCGGCGTGGCGGTTGTGAAATCGTGCCGCGGGAATCGGGCGTGACGGCCGGGATGGCGGTCCTGCCCTGGATCGTGGATGAATTCCAAGCCGATCTCGAATTGGAAGTGCTCGGCGAGGACGGCCAGGCGTTGGTCCCCGGGCAAGCGATCGCGCGATTGCGTGGCAACGTCCGAGATCTGCTGACCAGCGAACGGACGATTTTGAATCTGCTGTCGCGTCTGTGCGGCGTCGCGACACAGGCGAAAACCTACGTGGACGCGATCGCCGGTGCCAAGGCATCGGTCTATGACACGCGGAAAACCACCCCCGGCTGGCGATTGCTGGAAAAGTACGCGGTGACGTGTGGCGGAGGCCGCAATCATCGTCGTGGACTGTATGACGGATTCTTGATCAAGGACAACCACTTGCAACTCGGCGGCACCGCCGGCCGGCCGATGTCGCCGCGTGTCGCGGTGGAAAAGGCGTTGCAGTGGCGGGGCGGCCAGATCCGGCGGATGACGGCGCCGCCGATCGTCGAGATCGAAGTCGACACGTTGGACCAATTGCGCGAGGTGCTGCCGGCCGGCCCCGACATCGTGTTGATCGACAACTTCTCGTTGGACGACATCCGGGCGGCCGTCCAGCTTCGCGACGAACTCAATCCGGCGGTCGAATTGGAAGTCTCCGGAACCGTCACGATTGACACGATCGCTGCGATCGCTGCGACCGGCGTGGAACGCATCAGCAGCGGCGCGTTGACGCACCAAGCGACATGGTTGGACCTGGGGCTGGATTGGTACGACGCATCGGCGACCTAG
- a CDS encoding undecaprenyl-phosphate glucose phosphotransferase has translation MPESSFDKRSPIAGERHSLDLLQPTLDAISILGSLYVVKQVARGWMDDAGMVLGLLAVIIFLILSKITGVSRTRDRGNANDEITAIMVTWVMTVMSLTVIGFATRYGEVFARSLMFIWAVIAPMMVALSRMLLRIIQQSAKRRGYGTRRVAIAGLNTLGRQTAKNIDAEPALGFNLVGFFDDRVEDRPTQSVSDMKDNLGSEAAPDDNATLSGNLSELVDQCRGGQIDTVMVTLPMRAEDRIRYLLDQLSDSTVSVYIVPDFFVFELLHSRWTNMGGLPAVSVFENPLFGVDGVLKRIADVTIASAALLVAAIPMTMIAIAVKLTSKGPVFFRQKRYGLDGKEILVWKFRSMRTCDNGPVVKQATKGDPRITKLGAILRKTSLDELPQLFNVIEGTMSLVGPRPHASAHNEQYRGQIRGYMLRHKVKPGITGLAQVNGCRGETETIEKMEQRIQWDHQYIRRWSLWLDLKILFKTVLVVWKQETAY, from the coding sequence ATGCCTGAGAGTTCTTTCGATAAACGTTCGCCGATCGCCGGTGAACGCCACTCCCTGGATTTGTTGCAACCGACCCTGGACGCGATTTCCATCCTGGGATCGCTGTATGTGGTGAAACAGGTGGCCCGCGGCTGGATGGACGATGCGGGGATGGTCTTGGGGCTTTTGGCCGTGATCATCTTTTTGATCCTGTCCAAAATCACCGGCGTGTCACGAACGCGTGACCGCGGCAATGCCAATGACGAAATCACGGCGATCATGGTCACTTGGGTGATGACCGTGATGTCGTTGACGGTGATCGGATTCGCGACCCGTTATGGGGAGGTGTTTGCGCGCAGCTTGATGTTCATCTGGGCGGTCATTGCACCCATGATGGTCGCACTGTCCAGGATGCTGCTGCGGATCATCCAACAATCGGCCAAGCGACGCGGCTACGGAACACGCCGGGTTGCGATCGCGGGGCTGAACACACTCGGTCGGCAAACCGCCAAGAACATCGATGCCGAACCGGCGTTGGGGTTCAATCTGGTCGGCTTCTTTGACGACCGAGTCGAAGACCGCCCGACGCAGTCCGTCTCGGACATGAAAGACAACCTCGGATCCGAAGCGGCCCCGGATGACAACGCGACGTTGTCGGGTAACCTGTCGGAACTGGTCGATCAATGCCGTGGCGGTCAGATCGATACCGTGATGGTGACCTTGCCGATGCGCGCCGAGGACCGGATTCGATACCTGCTGGACCAACTGAGTGATTCGACGGTTTCGGTTTACATCGTTCCCGATTTCTTCGTGTTTGAACTGCTGCATTCACGCTGGACCAACATGGGCGGCTTGCCGGCGGTCAGTGTGTTCGAGAACCCGTTGTTCGGCGTCGACGGCGTGCTGAAGCGGATCGCCGATGTCACGATCGCCTCGGCCGCATTGCTGGTCGCCGCGATTCCGATGACGATGATCGCGATCGCCGTCAAACTGACCAGCAAAGGCCCGGTCTTCTTTCGTCAAAAACGCTACGGATTGGACGGAAAAGAAATCCTGGTGTGGAAATTCCGCTCGATGCGAACCTGCGACAACGGACCGGTCGTCAAGCAGGCGACCAAGGGCGATCCACGAATCACAAAGCTGGGGGCGATCTTACGCAAGACCAGCCTGGACGAGTTGCCGCAATTGTTCAACGTGATCGAAGGCACCATGTCGCTGGTCGGCCCACGGCCGCACGCCAGCGCCCACAACGAACAGTATCGGGGTCAGATTCGCGGTTACATGTTGCGGCACAAGGTCAAACCGGGCATCACCGGCTTGGCCCAGGTCAACGGATGCCGCGGCGAAACGGAGACGATTGAAAAGATGGAACAGCGGATCCAGTGGGATCATCAATACATCCGCCGCTGGTCGCTGTGGCTGGATTTGAAGATCCTGTTCAAAACCGTGTTGGTGGTTTGGAAACAGGAGACGGCGTATTAG
- a CDS encoding ComEA family DNA-binding protein — MNAETDRSLPSLLHPAIQNATATLSLVAMVTIAGLAYWTGISGRPIDREAARAVQSTFQIDLNRAEKRELMLLPGVGERTAERILEDRERNGPFLSFHDLQRVPGIGPKTIQEISPHCRPVTDSGGPSGDRLVAER; from the coding sequence ATGAACGCGGAAACGGACCGGAGTTTACCATCGCTGTTGCATCCGGCGATTCAAAACGCCACCGCCACGCTGTCATTGGTTGCCATGGTGACGATCGCCGGGCTGGCGTATTGGACCGGAATCTCGGGACGGCCGATCGATCGGGAAGCCGCCCGGGCCGTCCAGTCGACCTTCCAAATCGATCTCAACCGGGCCGAGAAGCGTGAATTGATGCTGTTGCCCGGAGTCGGGGAGCGGACGGCCGAACGGATTTTGGAAGATCGCGAGCGCAACGGTCCGTTTCTTTCGTTTCATGATCTGCAGCGGGTGCCCGGAATCGGCCCAAAAACGATCCAAGAGATTTCGCCGCATTGCCGCCCGGTGACCGACTCGGGCGGTCCGTCGGGCGATCGGTTGGTGGCCGAGCGGTAG
- a CDS encoding redoxin domain-containing protein gives MSFFRVFCIVLLVGSTASPLDAADSAATDSVAAGHSYHGEAFNQGPRQAAVMMPGMAKIEFPTSTESEAAQGFIEQGIAQLHGFWYLEAERSFRQAAKEDPDLAIAYWGMAMANVNNDDRARGFIDEAKEKSAKNTSKREKLYIDALDRFLPKQDQTDDDDEPSKDRKEREKEEKTKRGERYIADLEKILHESPDDIEAKAFLVVQLWMGDRYGVKLTSRYAVEALLAEIFAANPDHPAHHYRIHLWDSARPENALVSAAECGPSSPGIAHMWHMPGHIYSKLKRYSDAAWQQEASARVDHSHMIRTRLMPDQIHNFAHNNEWLVRNLNHIGRVDEAVDLARNLVSLPRHPEYNSLEKRGSYQYGRQRLVQTLTGYGLWQQLIDELGGQYLPPTEHQETRQNELGWLGVAQFMTGAKSDGAKSLRKLQRQRIELQSRLLDAADSETADSETADSETAEDNDAPKELKKELESLRQVIARVAAAAAVKRKDVAALNKHLKAAKLDATMEARWLGMAGDRAAAIKAAERAVKSGPSEVRPLAVLVDLLWKDGKQDQAKKRFEELRTVAAEADLNTPLLATLADVAESAGAEADWRKKPAPANDLGARPPLDELGPFRWQPSMSESWQAKTPEGDVVTDVELGNRPRILIFYLGFGCLHCVEQLHAFSPHVDAFRKAGIDLVGISTESPDDLMTGIKAFDKKLDLPLYSDGEQQVFKTFRCWDDFEDQPLHGTFLIDGQGHVRWQDISYEPFMDAEFLLEESKRLLALPDEF, from the coding sequence ATGTCTTTTTTTCGTGTCTTCTGCATCGTTTTGCTCGTCGGTTCGACTGCGTCACCTCTTGATGCCGCCGACTCTGCGGCAACCGATTCGGTCGCCGCCGGTCACAGCTACCACGGCGAAGCCTTCAACCAAGGCCCACGCCAAGCCGCGGTGATGATGCCGGGGATGGCGAAAATCGAGTTCCCCACGTCGACAGAGTCCGAAGCTGCCCAAGGTTTTATCGAACAAGGGATCGCTCAGCTGCACGGGTTCTGGTACCTGGAAGCCGAACGCTCGTTTCGCCAAGCCGCCAAGGAGGATCCCGATCTGGCGATCGCGTACTGGGGCATGGCGATGGCCAATGTCAACAACGACGATAGGGCCCGGGGGTTTATCGACGAGGCCAAAGAGAAATCAGCGAAAAACACGTCCAAGCGAGAGAAACTCTACATCGATGCTCTGGATCGTTTCCTGCCCAAGCAGGACCAAACAGACGATGACGACGAGCCATCAAAAGACCGGAAAGAACGCGAGAAGGAGGAAAAGACGAAACGTGGTGAACGTTACATCGCCGATCTGGAAAAGATCTTGCACGAGTCTCCCGACGACATCGAAGCCAAAGCATTCCTGGTAGTCCAGCTGTGGATGGGGGACCGCTACGGCGTCAAACTGACCAGCCGCTATGCCGTCGAAGCGTTGCTGGCGGAAATCTTTGCCGCCAATCCGGATCATCCGGCCCATCACTATCGAATCCACTTGTGGGATTCGGCACGCCCGGAAAACGCGTTGGTCTCGGCGGCCGAGTGCGGTCCGTCCAGTCCGGGGATCGCCCACATGTGGCACATGCCCGGCCACATTTACTCCAAGCTGAAACGATACTCCGATGCCGCCTGGCAACAAGAAGCCTCCGCACGCGTCGACCACTCACACATGATTCGCACACGGCTGATGCCCGACCAGATTCACAACTTCGCGCACAACAACGAATGGCTGGTCCGCAATCTGAATCACATCGGACGCGTCGACGAAGCCGTCGATCTGGCGCGAAATCTGGTCTCCTTACCGCGGCACCCCGAGTACAACTCGCTGGAAAAACGCGGCAGCTATCAATACGGCCGGCAACGTCTGGTGCAAACGTTGACCGGTTATGGATTGTGGCAACAACTGATTGATGAATTGGGCGGCCAGTACTTGCCGCCGACCGAACATCAAGAGACACGCCAAAACGAACTCGGCTGGCTGGGCGTGGCACAGTTCATGACGGGGGCCAAATCCGACGGTGCGAAATCGCTTCGCAAACTGCAACGCCAGCGAATCGAATTGCAATCGCGTCTGCTGGACGCCGCGGACAGTGAAACCGCGGACAGTGAAACCGCGGACAGTGAAACTGCGGAAGACAACGACGCACCGAAGGAGTTGAAGAAGGAACTGGAATCGTTGCGCCAAGTCATCGCCCGAGTCGCAGCAGCAGCGGCGGTCAAACGCAAGGACGTCGCGGCGCTGAACAAGCACCTCAAGGCCGCCAAACTGGACGCGACCATGGAGGCCCGGTGGTTGGGGATGGCCGGTGACCGCGCCGCCGCCATCAAAGCGGCCGAGCGGGCCGTCAAATCGGGTCCATCCGAGGTTCGCCCGCTGGCCGTTCTGGTCGACCTGTTGTGGAAAGACGGCAAACAGGACCAGGCAAAAAAGCGGTTTGAAGAACTGCGAACCGTCGCCGCCGAAGCGGACCTGAACACCCCCTTACTGGCCACGCTGGCCGACGTGGCCGAATCGGCCGGCGCCGAAGCGGATTGGCGCAAGAAGCCCGCCCCGGCAAACGACCTCGGCGCGCGGCCTCCGCTCGATGAACTGGGCCCGTTCCGCTGGCAACCGTCCATGAGTGAATCGTGGCAAGCGAAAACGCCCGAGGGTGATGTCGTCACGGACGTCGAACTTGGCAACCGCCCCAGGATCCTGATTTTCTATCTCGGCTTCGGCTGCTTGCACTGCGTCGAACAACTGCACGCGTTTTCGCCGCACGTGGATGCCTTTCGCAAGGCCGGCATCGATCTGGTCGGCATCAGCACCGAGTCGCCCGATGATTTGATGACCGGAATCAAGGCCTTTGACAAGAAACTCGACTTGCCGCTGTATTCTGATGGCGAGCAACAGGTGTTCAAAACATTTCGTTGCTGGGATGATTTCGAAGACCAACCCTTGCACGGAACCTTCTTGATCGACGGGCAAGGACACGTGCGTTGGCAAGACATCAGCTACGAACCGTTCATGGACGCCGAGTTTTTGTTGGAAGAGTCCAAACGGTTGTTGGCATTGCCCGACGAATTCTAG
- the glmM gene encoding phosphoglucosamine mutase produces the protein MSKLIISVSGLRGIVGETLTPVVAGGYVAAFAAQLPAGTIIVGRDGRSSGPMLRDAIVAALRACGRNVIDADVASTPTIGVLVKHTGAAGAVQISASHNPPPYNGIKLFGGDGRVLDADTGAKIRDAYLAGTAAWCPFDEIGDVSTESDPHQAHLDAVLKTVAVDAIRAAKYRVLIDSNHGAGGLLGVRLLTALGCDVTALGATPDGQFEHVPEPTAENLAGVAETVSKSGCAVGFCQDPDADRLALIDGEGRYIGEEYTLALCVQRALTDDATRGPIVINGATSGMSERLAEAAGVPAYRSAVGEANVADKMIANGATYGGEGNGGPIDPRVGYVRDSFVAMAQVLDLMASTGKSLAELADALPKLAICKDKAAVSTDRLPELFQQLCEKFSDASVDQSDGLRLAWPDRWLLVRGSNTEPIVRMIAEAESESQAQSLCDAAKRLI, from the coding sequence ATGAGCAAGTTAATCATCAGTGTCAGCGGACTTCGCGGAATCGTCGGCGAAACGTTGACCCCCGTCGTCGCCGGCGGCTACGTGGCGGCATTCGCCGCACAACTGCCGGCGGGCACGATCATCGTCGGCCGCGACGGACGCAGCAGCGGCCCGATGCTGCGTGACGCGATCGTCGCCGCGCTCCGGGCCTGCGGTCGCAACGTGATTGACGCCGACGTGGCGTCCACACCCACGATCGGTGTGCTGGTCAAACACACCGGCGCCGCCGGTGCCGTCCAGATCTCCGCCAGCCACAACCCGCCGCCCTACAACGGGATCAAGCTGTTCGGCGGCGACGGCCGAGTGCTCGACGCAGACACCGGCGCTAAAATCCGTGACGCCTATTTGGCCGGAACCGCCGCCTGGTGCCCCTTCGACGAAATCGGCGACGTGAGCACCGAGTCCGATCCGCACCAAGCCCACCTAGATGCCGTCCTCAAGACCGTCGCTGTCGATGCGATTCGGGCGGCAAAGTACCGGGTCCTGATCGACAGCAATCATGGTGCCGGGGGCTTGTTGGGCGTGCGTTTGCTGACGGCACTCGGTTGCGACGTGACCGCGCTCGGTGCAACCCCCGACGGCCAATTCGAACACGTCCCCGAACCGACCGCGGAAAACTTGGCCGGTGTCGCCGAGACGGTTTCCAAATCCGGGTGCGCCGTCGGATTCTGCCAAGACCCCGACGCCGACCGGTTGGCGTTGATTGATGGCGAGGGTCGCTACATCGGCGAAGAGTACACGTTGGCATTGTGCGTTCAACGCGCCCTGACCGACGATGCGACTCGCGGCCCGATTGTCATCAACGGGGCGACCAGCGGGATGAGCGAACGGTTGGCCGAAGCAGCCGGCGTCCCGGCCTATCGCAGCGCCGTCGGTGAAGCCAACGTGGCCGACAAAATGATCGCCAACGGAGCCACCTACGGCGGCGAAGGCAACGGTGGGCCGATCGACCCGCGGGTCGGTTACGTCCGCGACAGCTTCGTCGCCATGGCCCAGGTGTTGGACCTGATGGCCTCGACCGGCAAATCGTTGGCGGAGCTTGCCGATGCGCTCCCCAAACTGGCCATCTGCAAAGACAAAGCAGCGGTATCGACCGATCGCTTACCAGAACTTTTTCAACAACTTTGCGAAAAATTCTCCGACGCCAGCGTCGACCAAAGTGACGGGCTGCGACTGGCCTGGCCCGATCGCTGGTTGTTGGTCCGCGGCAGCAACACCGAACCGATCGTGCGGATGATCGCCGAGGCGGAATCCGAATCCCAAGCCCAATCACTGTGCGACGCGGCCAAGCGGCTGATTTGA
- a CDS encoding phospho-sugar mutase, giving the protein MNATDALAAAKQAVSDGKLSETAVENIQRWLTEDRYAQYRDQVATEIRQQKWQALDDAFWTIIPFGTGGRRGRMHPIGSNAINDRTIGESAQGLADYVVDYHKGQKDLSCVIAYDTRHQSRHFAELCAGIMVAAGFKVYFIDDYRATPQLSFAVRYKNCDCGIMVTASHNPPSDNAVKVYWSSGAQVLPPHDKAIIDRVMSCEEIRVTPFAEAQAEGKVEIITAEIDEAFVKVASEQAFEGSRDVRILYTPLHGVGAEAVMPLLAADGFSDVEVYGPHAEKSGDFPNVPGHVSNPENKAVFDAPVEYAQAGGFDLVLATDPDCDRLGVAAPLTLDPSGPWGTFNGNQIGALLADYILGKRKQAGTLSADHYVIKTLVTTELVRSLCDSYGVRCVGDLLVGFKYIAQAMDANGPDKFAFGTEESHGYLVGQYCRDKDGAVACMLLSELAADLKQRGVSMHEHLATLYRTHGLHREQLINLFMEGSEGMAAMQRLMKAFRESPPEAMAGIPVTRVRDYLNSVATDTATGESSPLGDPVGNLIIMDLAEAGNYVAARPSGTEPKIKLYVFTKLSAEESQDLDAAAEKLGQRLEALESDMRAFAKANS; this is encoded by the coding sequence ATGAACGCTACCGACGCCCTGGCCGCCGCGAAACAAGCGGTTTCCGACGGAAAACTGAGCGAAACGGCTGTTGAAAATATCCAGCGTTGGCTGACCGAAGATCGTTACGCGCAGTACCGCGATCAGGTCGCCACAGAGATTAGGCAGCAGAAGTGGCAAGCACTCGACGACGCGTTCTGGACCATCATCCCGTTCGGAACCGGCGGCCGCCGCGGTCGCATGCACCCGATCGGTTCCAATGCCATCAACGACCGCACGATCGGTGAAAGCGCCCAGGGGCTTGCCGACTATGTGGTCGACTACCACAAGGGGCAAAAGGATCTGTCGTGCGTGATCGCATACGACACGCGGCACCAATCGCGACATTTCGCCGAACTGTGTGCCGGAATCATGGTCGCGGCCGGGTTCAAGGTCTATTTCATCGACGACTATCGCGCCACACCCCAACTGTCGTTTGCCGTCAGGTACAAGAACTGTGATTGCGGCATCATGGTCACCGCCAGCCACAATCCGCCCAGCGACAACGCCGTCAAAGTCTATTGGTCCAGCGGCGCGCAAGTCCTGCCGCCGCACGACAAAGCCATCATCGATCGAGTGATGAGCTGCGAAGAGATCCGCGTCACACCCTTCGCAGAGGCTCAAGCCGAAGGCAAGGTCGAGATCATTACCGCAGAAATCGACGAAGCTTTTGTGAAGGTTGCTTCCGAGCAAGCGTTCGAAGGTTCGCGTGACGTCCGTATTTTGTACACGCCGCTGCACGGGGTGGGCGCCGAAGCCGTGATGCCGTTGTTGGCCGCCGACGGTTTTTCGGACGTCGAAGTGTATGGTCCGCATGCCGAAAAGAGCGGTGATTTTCCCAATGTCCCGGGGCATGTTTCCAACCCCGAGAACAAAGCCGTTTTTGATGCTCCCGTCGAATACGCCCAAGCGGGCGGTTTCGACTTGGTCTTGGCCACCGACCCGGATTGTGACCGATTGGGCGTCGCCGCACCGTTGACGTTGGATCCGTCCGGCCCTTGGGGCACGTTCAACGGAAATCAAATCGGCGCGCTGTTGGCCGACTACATTTTGGGCAAACGCAAACAAGCGGGCACGCTGTCGGCCGACCACTACGTGATCAAGACCCTGGTGACGACCGAGCTGGTCCGCAGCCTGTGTGACAGCTATGGCGTGCGATGCGTCGGGGATCTGTTGGTCGGATTCAAGTACATCGCCCAGGCCATGGATGCCAACGGCCCGGACAAGTTTGCGTTCGGCACCGAAGAATCGCACGGCTACCTGGTCGGCCAGTACTGCCGCGACAAAGACGGCGCGGTCGCCTGCATGTTGCTCAGCGAATTGGCGGCCGATTTGAAACAACGCGGCGTGTCGATGCACGAACATCTGGCCACGCTCTACCGAACACACGGGCTGCACCGCGAACAGCTGATCAATCTGTTCATGGAAGGCAGCGAGGGGATGGCCGCGATGCAGCGTTTGATGAAGGCGTTCCGTGAATCGCCGCCGGAGGCGATGGCCGGCATCCCGGTGACGCGCGTCCGCGATTACCTGAACAGTGTCGCCACGGACACCGCGACCGGTGAATCGTCGCCGCTGGGTGATCCGGTCGGCAATCTGATCATCATGGATCTGGCCGAAGCAGGGAATTACGTCGCCGCCCGGCCCAGCGGCACCGAGCCCAAAATCAAGCTCTACGTGTTCACCAAACTGAGCGCCGAGGAGTCCCAAGACCTGGATGCCGCCGCGGAAAAACTTGGCCAGCGACTCGAGGCACTCGAATCCGACATGCGAGCCTTCGCCAAAGCCAATAGCTGA
- a CDS encoding PEP-CTERM sorting domain-containing protein, which translates to MTRLVLLSVLVACFSGSLVAEVVINESDYGDDFSNLPNAPTDFGTLELGETTVNGLTSYINFFEDPDIFTFTVAPGQRLDSVSFLSFDDDGHFFGLDAGSTSDSGNGTQLLIATLVGGPDLNVNLLNLTPSEQDFGGTHTPGPLAAGDYTIWIQENTIEGVFGYSLALQTSAVAIPEPSSAFALCVLGGALLIRRRREI; encoded by the coding sequence ATGACTCGTTTGGTCCTCTTGAGTGTCTTGGTTGCATGTTTCTCCGGTAGCCTGGTCGCCGAGGTGGTGATCAACGAATCCGATTATGGGGATGATTTCAGCAACCTGCCCAACGCACCGACTGACTTCGGCACGTTGGAACTCGGGGAGACAACGGTCAACGGCTTGACGTCTTACATCAACTTTTTTGAAGACCCGGACATCTTCACCTTCACGGTTGCTCCCGGGCAGCGGCTCGATTCGGTTTCTTTTTTGTCGTTTGATGACGACGGACATTTCTTCGGTCTCGATGCTGGATCGACATCGGACAGCGGAAATGGAACTCAGTTGCTGATCGCGACCCTTGTCGGGGGGCCTGATTTGAACGTCAACTTGTTGAACCTGACGCCATCGGAGCAGGACTTTGGCGGAACCCACACGCCCGGTCCACTGGCGGCGGGGGACTATACGATTTGGATTCAGGAAAACACGATTGAAGGCGTGTTTGGTTACTCGCTGGCACTGCAAACAAGTGCCGTCGCGATCCCCGAACCGTCGTCGGCATTTGCTTTGTGCGTTCTGGGGGGCGCCCTTCTGATCCGCCGCCGCCGCGAAATTTGA
- a CDS encoding tetratricopeptide repeat protein — translation MAEYVPSLASAIDSLARGDVPEAESICNHVLAADPNNAKAWHLSGIVHAQQNELAEAAERFEKAIALCDDVAIYHYNLGLAYQNLMDKDGAVKAYRAAVAIQPDFLEAQNNLGNCLVELGETTDAVRHFRDLGKRFPDESIVHFNLANVLQDAGEYNDSIDEFRRAIDLDPDFASARENLGRALSDVTRYDEALVVWRAWLEHDPESAVARHMVASITGEGAPPRCDDDYVRETFDENFAKSYEHQLQRIGYNVPQLVARSIESLGIDRDDLIVLDAGCGTGLCADALRPLARHLVGVDLSDDMLQEAKKRNAYDELYERELTQFLISGAGPFDLIICGDTLCYFGQLVEVLSGFHTCLKPGGHVLFTVERFETDEEKSYELQPNGRYRHDESFVRRSLDQAGLSVIRIETGTLRMERGRAVDGLIVTAGRE, via the coding sequence GTGGCTGAATATGTTCCCTCCCTGGCGTCGGCTATTGATTCGTTAGCACGAGGTGACGTGCCGGAGGCCGAGAGCATCTGCAACCACGTGCTGGCCGCTGATCCGAACAACGCCAAGGCGTGGCACCTGTCGGGAATCGTTCATGCACAACAGAACGAGTTGGCCGAGGCCGCCGAACGCTTTGAAAAGGCGATTGCACTTTGCGACGACGTGGCGATCTACCACTACAACCTCGGCTTGGCCTATCAAAACTTGATGGACAAAGACGGCGCGGTGAAAGCCTATCGCGCGGCGGTGGCGATTCAGCCCGACTTTCTGGAAGCCCAGAACAACCTGGGAAACTGCCTGGTCGAATTGGGCGAAACCACCGATGCGGTGAGACACTTTCGTGACTTGGGAAAGCGGTTCCCCGACGAGAGTATTGTGCACTTCAACTTGGCCAACGTGTTGCAGGACGCCGGAGAGTACAACGATTCGATCGATGAATTCCGGCGGGCGATCGACTTGGACCCGGACTTTGCCAGTGCCCGCGAGAACCTCGGTCGTGCCCTCTCCGACGTGACACGCTATGACGAGGCGTTGGTGGTTTGGAGAGCTTGGTTGGAACACGATCCCGAGAGTGCGGTCGCCAGGCACATGGTCGCCTCGATCACCGGCGAGGGTGCACCGCCGCGATGTGACGATGACTACGTCCGCGAGACCTTTGACGAGAACTTCGCCAAATCCTACGAGCATCAACTGCAGCGAATCGGCTACAACGTTCCGCAACTCGTCGCCCGGTCGATCGAGTCGCTGGGGATCGATCGCGATGACCTGATCGTCCTCGACGCCGGATGTGGAACCGGGTTGTGCGCCGACGCGTTGCGCCCACTGGCGAGACATTTGGTCGGCGTCGATTTGTCTGACGACATGCTGCAGGAGGCCAAAAAGCGAAACGCCTACGACGAGCTCTACGAACGAGAGCTGACGCAGTTCTTGATTTCCGGCGCCGGCCCGTTCGACTTGATCATCTGTGGTGACACGTTGTGCTATTTCGGACAGTTGGTCGAGGTGCTGTCGGGGTTCCACACGTGCCTCAAACCCGGCGGACACGTTCTTTTCACCGTCGAACGCTTCGAAACGGACGAAGAAAAGTCATACGAGCTGCAGCCCAATGGACGCTATCGCCACGATGAATCCTTTGTGCGACGATCCCTCGACCAGGCCGGGTTATCCGTGATCCGCATCGAAACCGGTACCCTGCGAATGGAACGCGGCCGTGCGGTCGACGGGTTGATCGTGACAGCCGGACGCGAGTGA